A stretch of Paenibacillus peoriae DNA encodes these proteins:
- a CDS encoding ABC transporter ATP-binding protein, producing the protein MNEHSDDNSNSKIAVSLKNFGYRYDDQVEPALHGLTLDIAVGEHVAIVGASGSGKSTLCQLLHGGLSRSGEGERTGELTVYGMDPDTADLATVATTVGVVLQDPDAQLVQGIVEDEIAFGPENLRVPPAEIAQRIAAALEAVGLAPERDSFVRRLSGGQRQRTAIAAVLALEAPLVVFDDAAAQLDPPAVCDFVLLCRRLHAEGRTVVTASGRIDDGARAAQRIIVLKGGTVQLQGPPETLLREHGAQLAALGLLPSSAERGDVPREPGAKPGSAADRAGQPLLEVKGLPFTYPGSQRPALKGVSLALAPGERAVLLGENGSGKTTLGKLLMGLLPAPKGCMWWEGQDMAKLPIHQLATEIGYVFQQPEHQFAAATVWEECLYSVRAKLGLRTREPVPAAYVERAHHLLAAARLEHRLDASPYLLSGGEKRLLSVAAQFILPKKLYILDEPTAGTDYEGANILLRMCTEQSTEGAAFLIITHDIQVAERFASHVLRMEEGYLYKTENSWNDHTITVDKN; encoded by the coding sequence GGCTATCGGTATGATGATCAGGTGGAGCCAGCGTTACATGGCCTGACACTGGACATTGCGGTGGGCGAGCATGTAGCCATTGTCGGAGCCAGCGGAAGTGGAAAGTCTACGCTATGCCAGCTGCTTCATGGCGGGTTATCCCGTTCTGGCGAGGGCGAACGAACGGGTGAGTTGACCGTGTACGGGATGGACCCCGATACCGCTGATTTGGCTACTGTCGCCACCACTGTCGGCGTCGTGCTTCAGGACCCGGATGCCCAGCTGGTGCAGGGAATCGTCGAAGACGAGATTGCTTTTGGGCCGGAGAACCTGCGCGTGCCTCCGGCAGAAATAGCGCAGCGCATTGCCGCTGCGCTGGAGGCCGTCGGCCTAGCTCCCGAGCGCGACTCCTTCGTGCGGCGCCTCTCGGGAGGCCAGCGCCAACGCACCGCGATTGCTGCGGTACTGGCGTTGGAAGCGCCGCTGGTCGTGTTCGACGACGCAGCTGCGCAGTTAGACCCGCCGGCTGTCTGCGACTTCGTCCTGTTATGTCGGCGGCTCCATGCCGAAGGCCGGACGGTAGTTACCGCGTCCGGCCGCATAGACGATGGCGCACGGGCAGCGCAGCGCATCATCGTCCTGAAGGGCGGGACCGTGCAGCTGCAGGGTCCGCCCGAAACGCTGCTGCGCGAACATGGTGCGCAGCTGGCCGCCTTGGGGCTGCTCCCCTCTTCCGCAGAGAGGGGAGACGTGCCGCGTGAGCCGGGCGCGAAGCCCGGGTCAGCGGCGGACCGCGCTGGACAGCCGTTGCTGGAGGTGAAGGGATTGCCCTTCACCTACCCCGGCAGCCAGCGCCCGGCGCTCAAGGGCGTGAGTCTTGCCCTTGCGCCTGGCGAACGAGCCGTGCTGTTGGGCGAGAACGGCTCAGGTAAAACCACGCTCGGCAAGCTGCTCATGGGCCTACTCCCCGCACCGAAGGGGTGCATGTGGTGGGAGGGGCAGGATATGGCGAAGCTGCCCATTCACCAGCTGGCTACCGAAATCGGCTATGTGTTCCAGCAGCCAGAGCATCAGTTTGCAGCTGCAACGGTGTGGGAAGAGTGCTTGTACAGCGTTCGCGCCAAGCTTGGTTTACGGACCCGGGAGCCAGTTCCCGCCGCATATGTGGAACGGGCGCATCACTTGCTGGCTGCCGCCAGGCTGGAGCACAGACTGGATGCCTCCCCGTATCTGCTAAGTGGAGGCGAAAAAAGGCTCTTGAGCGTTGCAGCACAGTTTATCTTGCCCAAAAAGCTCTACATTCTGGATGAGCCTACCGCAGGAACGGATTACGAAGGGGCGAATATTCTGCTCCGTATGTGCACAGAGCAGTCTACCGAAGGCGCGGCATTCCTGATCATCACCCACGATATACAGGTAGCTGAACGCTTTGCCAGCCATGTTCTTCGTATGGAAGAGGGGTATCTCTATAAAAC